Proteins from a genomic interval of Taeniopygia guttata chromosome 33, bTaeGut7.mat, whole genome shotgun sequence:
- the USF2 gene encoding upstream stimulatory factor 2 isoform X4, with protein MDMLDPGLDSAAASAAPSQEKPQEAEEGAELQEGEAPPAEGAVAVAAVPGPPGGFAEGGLQYQFRSESNGGQVCPCPSPQVTYRVVQVTEAPLDAPEAAAVGVVSSFAGTPQEAGGAAGAAGRATASAAQRGGAAAPGQDQQLDRAALQDHPRLRRRQRQIRGEQGRDPVQGVRLRAGASPEQPAPAGDLQRGRAAADGQRPIAAAGGGAEKRERRAQGAAAAAGPGRDPRGDPAVTAAPPPPPGTPPPPRPSPTPRL; from the exons atGGACATGTTGGACCCCGGGCTGGACTCGGCCGCCGCCTCCGCTGCGCCCag ccaggAGAAGCCGCAGGAGGCCGAGGAGGGAgcggagctgcaggagg GTGAGGCCCCCCCCGCCGAGGGCGCCGTTGCCGTCGCCGCCGTGCCGGGACCCCCCGGGGGCTTCGCCGAGGGGGGGCTCCAGTACCAGTTCAGGAGCGAGAGCAACGGCGGCCAG gtgtgcccctgcccctctccccagGTGACCTACCGGGTGGTGCAGGTGACGGAGGCGCCGCTCGATGCCCCCGAGGCCGCGGCCGTCGGCGTCGTCTCCTCCTTCGCCGGGACcccccag GAAGCTGGAGGGGCCGCGGGTGCCGCGGGACGAGCGACGGCGAGCGCAGCACAACGAGG TGGAGCGGCGGCGCCGGGACAAGATCAACAATTGGATCGTGCAGCTCTCCAAGATCATCCCCGACTGCGGCGCCGACAGCGGCAAATCCGGGGCG AGCAAGGGCGGGATCCTGTCCAAGGCGTGCGATTACGTGCGGGAGCTTCGCCAGAGCAACCAGCGCCTGCAGGAGACCTTCAAAGAGGCCGAGCGGCTGCAGATGGACAACGACCTATTGCGGCAGCAG GTGGAGGAGCTGAAAAACGAGAACGCCGTGCTCAGGGCGCAGCTGCAGCAGCGGGGCCTGGACGGGACCCCCGAGGGGACCCCGCAGTGaccgccgcccctcccccacccccggggacccctcccccaccccgcccctcccccaccccccgtTTGTAA
- the USF2 gene encoding upstream stimulatory factor 2 isoform X3: MDMLDPGLDSAAASAAPSQEKPQEAEEGAELQEGEAPPAEGAVAVAAVPGPPGGFAEGGLQYQFRSESNGGQVCPCPSPQVTYRVVQVTEAPLDAPEAAAVGVVSSFAGTPQVLQNPFSNGGSPGEGGAEARLTWGGEGAVAVQADPTLAQAGGQFYVMMAPQEVLQAGGGAPRGLAPHGHAYSPKLEGPRVPRDERRRAQHNEVERRRRDKINNWIVQLSKIIPDCGADSGKSGASKGGILSKAFQGNFGGSQGNLGVPRVIWGFAG; this comes from the exons atGGACATGTTGGACCCCGGGCTGGACTCGGCCGCCGCCTCCGCTGCGCCCag ccaggAGAAGCCGCAGGAGGCCGAGGAGGGAgcggagctgcaggagg GTGAGGCCCCCCCCGCCGAGGGCGCCGTTGCCGTCGCCGCCGTGCCGGGACCCCCCGGGGGCTTCGCCGAGGGGGGGCTCCAGTACCAGTTCAGGAGCGAGAGCAACGGCGGCCAG gtgtgcccctgcccctctccccagGTGACCTACCGGGTGGTGCAGGTGACGGAGGCGCCGCTCGATGCCCCCGAGGCCGCGGCCGTCGGCGTCGTCTCCTCCTTCGCCGGGACcccccag GTGCTGCAGAACCCCTTCAGCAACGGCGGCAGCCCCGGcgagggcggggccgaggcgCGGCTCAcctgggggggggagggggcggtgGCCGTGCAGGCCGaccccaccctggcacaggccGGAG GGCAGTTCTACGTGATGATGGCGCcgcaggaggtgctgcaggcGGGGGGAGGGGCCCCGCGCGGCCTCGCCCCCCACGGCCACGCCTACTCGCC GAAGCTGGAGGGGCCGCGGGTGCCGCGGGACGAGCGACGGCGAGCGCAGCACAACGAGG TGGAGCGGCGGCGCCGGGACAAGATCAACAATTGGATCGTGCAGCTCTCCAAGATCATCCCCGACTGCGGCGCCGACAGCGGCAAATCCGGGGCG AGCAAGGGCGGGATCCTGTCCAAGGCGTTCCAGGGTAATTTTGGAGGTTCCCAGGGtaatttgggggttcccagggtaATTTGGGGGTTCGCAGGGtaa
- the HAMP gene encoding hepcidin produces the protein MRPLPHLLLLLLLLSAHLAQPQVPPLEPKFPGPVGDGQEELTWNLGGQVPSPAGPAQAPPPHLALTWARRRRHSSHFPLCSFCCGCCRNRGCGFCCRT, from the exons ATgaggcccctcccccacctcctgctgctgctgctgctgctgagcgcTCACCTGGCGCAG cctcaGGTGCCGCCGCTGGAGCCGAAATTCCCGGGCCCGGTGGGGGATGGGCAGGAGGAGCTcacctggaatttggggggacAG GTGCCCTCACCTGCCGGCCCcgcccaggccccgccccctcacCTGGCGCTCACCTGGGCACGGCGGCGCCGCCACAGTTCCCACTTCCCgctctgctccttctgctgcgGCTGCTGCCGGAACCGCGGCTGCGGCTTCTGCTGCCGCACCTGa
- the USF2 gene encoding upstream stimulatory factor 2 isoform X6, translated as MDMLDPGLDSAAASAAPSQEKPQEAEEGAELQEGEAPPAEGAVAVAAVPGPPGGFAEGGLQYQFRSESNGGQVTYRVVQVTEAPLDAPEAAAVGVVSSFAGTPQEAGGAAGAAGRATASAAQRGGAAAPGQDQQLDRAALQDHPRLRRRQRQIRGEQGRDPVQGVRLRAGASPEQPAPAGDLQRGRAAADGQRPIAAAGGGAEKRERRAQGAAAAAGPGRDPRGDPAVTAAPPPPPGTPPPPRPSPTPRL; from the exons atGGACATGTTGGACCCCGGGCTGGACTCGGCCGCCGCCTCCGCTGCGCCCag ccaggAGAAGCCGCAGGAGGCCGAGGAGGGAgcggagctgcaggagg GTGAGGCCCCCCCCGCCGAGGGCGCCGTTGCCGTCGCCGCCGTGCCGGGACCCCCCGGGGGCTTCGCCGAGGGGGGGCTCCAGTACCAGTTCAGGAGCGAGAGCAACGGCGGCCAG GTGACCTACCGGGTGGTGCAGGTGACGGAGGCGCCGCTCGATGCCCCCGAGGCCGCGGCCGTCGGCGTCGTCTCCTCCTTCGCCGGGACcccccag GAAGCTGGAGGGGCCGCGGGTGCCGCGGGACGAGCGACGGCGAGCGCAGCACAACGAGG TGGAGCGGCGGCGCCGGGACAAGATCAACAATTGGATCGTGCAGCTCTCCAAGATCATCCCCGACTGCGGCGCCGACAGCGGCAAATCCGGGGCG AGCAAGGGCGGGATCCTGTCCAAGGCGTGCGATTACGTGCGGGAGCTTCGCCAGAGCAACCAGCGCCTGCAGGAGACCTTCAAAGAGGCCGAGCGGCTGCAGATGGACAACGACCTATTGCGGCAGCAG GTGGAGGAGCTGAAAAACGAGAACGCCGTGCTCAGGGCGCAGCTGCAGCAGCGGGGCCTGGACGGGACCCCCGAGGGGACCCCGCAGTGaccgccgcccctcccccacccccggggacccctcccccaccccgcccctcccccaccccccgtTTGTAA
- the USF2 gene encoding upstream stimulatory factor 2 isoform X5, whose amino-acid sequence MDMLDPGLDSAAASAAPSQEKPQEAEEGAELQEGEAPPAEGAVAVAAVPGPPGGFAEGGLQYQFRSESNGGQVCPCPSPQVTYRVVQVTEAPLDAPEAAAVGVVSSFAGTPQVLQNPFSNGGSPGEGGAEARLTWGGEGAVAVQADPTLAQAGGSWRGRGCRGTSDGERSTTRWSGGAGTRSTIGSCSSPRSSPTAAPTAANPGRARAGSCPRRAITCGSFARATSACRRPSKRPSGCRWTTTYCGSRWRS is encoded by the exons atGGACATGTTGGACCCCGGGCTGGACTCGGCCGCCGCCTCCGCTGCGCCCag ccaggAGAAGCCGCAGGAGGCCGAGGAGGGAgcggagctgcaggagg GTGAGGCCCCCCCCGCCGAGGGCGCCGTTGCCGTCGCCGCCGTGCCGGGACCCCCCGGGGGCTTCGCCGAGGGGGGGCTCCAGTACCAGTTCAGGAGCGAGAGCAACGGCGGCCAG gtgtgcccctgcccctctccccagGTGACCTACCGGGTGGTGCAGGTGACGGAGGCGCCGCTCGATGCCCCCGAGGCCGCGGCCGTCGGCGTCGTCTCCTCCTTCGCCGGGACcccccag GTGCTGCAGAACCCCTTCAGCAACGGCGGCAGCCCCGGcgagggcggggccgaggcgCGGCTCAcctgggggggggagggggcggtgGCCGTGCAGGCCGaccccaccctggcacaggccGGAG GAAGCTGGAGGGGCCGCGGGTGCCGCGGGACGAGCGACGGCGAGCGCAGCACAACGAGG TGGAGCGGCGGCGCCGGGACAAGATCAACAATTGGATCGTGCAGCTCTCCAAGATCATCCCCGACTGCGGCGCCGACAGCGGCAAATCCGGGGCG AGCAAGGGCGGGATCCTGTCCAAGGCGTGCGATTACGTGCGGGAGCTTCGCCAGAGCAACCAGCGCCTGCAGGAGACCTTCAAAGAGGCCGAGCGGCTGCAGATGGACAACGACCTATTGCGGCAGCAG GTGGAGGAGCTGA
- the APOC2 gene encoding apolipoprotein C-II: MVRPGGGGGERSGRDHRSSMARAPRGRMGALLLLLLLLLSAAAAAPPPSGPAPPPPGPAPPPPGALGQLRGYLGQVGSAAGNLLGGLDLPSAPQRIRTAYEQGVTAAVTYSGILTDQLYHWWQGEQ; the protein is encoded by the exons ATGGTGCGGcccgggggggggggaggggaaaggagcGGCCGCGACCATCG gagCAGCATGGCCCGGGCCCCCCGCGGCCGGATGggggcgctgctgctgctgctgctgctgctgctgagcgcGG ccgccgccgcccctcccccctccgggcccgcccctcccccccccgggcccgcccctccccccccgggggcgctggggcagctccggggTTACCTGGGCCAGGTGGGCTCGGCCGCCGGGAACCTCCTGGGGGGGCTGGACCTGCCCTCGGCGCCGCAGCGCATCCG GACGGCGTACGAGCAGGGCGTGACGGCCGCGGTCACCTACAGCGGGATCCTGACGGACCAACTCTACCACTGGTGGCAGGGGGAGcagtga
- the USF2 gene encoding upstream stimulatory factor 2 isoform X1, whose protein sequence is MDMLDPGLDSAAASAAPSQEKPQEAEEGAELQEGEAPPAEGAVAVAAVPGPPGGFAEGGLQYQFRSESNGGQVCPCPSPQVTYRVVQVTEAPLDAPEAAAVGVVSSFAGTPQVLQNPFSNGGSPGEGGAEARLTWGGEGAVAVQADPTLAQAGGQFYVMMAPQEVLQAGGGAPRGLAPHGHAYSPKLEGPRVPRDERRRAQHNEVERRRRDKINNWIVQLSKIIPDCGADSGKSGASKGGILSKACDYVRELRQSNQRLQETFKEAERLQMDNDLLRQQVEELKNENAVLRAQLQQRGLDGTPEGTPQ, encoded by the exons atGGACATGTTGGACCCCGGGCTGGACTCGGCCGCCGCCTCCGCTGCGCCCag ccaggAGAAGCCGCAGGAGGCCGAGGAGGGAgcggagctgcaggagg GTGAGGCCCCCCCCGCCGAGGGCGCCGTTGCCGTCGCCGCCGTGCCGGGACCCCCCGGGGGCTTCGCCGAGGGGGGGCTCCAGTACCAGTTCAGGAGCGAGAGCAACGGCGGCCAG gtgtgcccctgcccctctccccagGTGACCTACCGGGTGGTGCAGGTGACGGAGGCGCCGCTCGATGCCCCCGAGGCCGCGGCCGTCGGCGTCGTCTCCTCCTTCGCCGGGACcccccag GTGCTGCAGAACCCCTTCAGCAACGGCGGCAGCCCCGGcgagggcggggccgaggcgCGGCTCAcctgggggggggagggggcggtgGCCGTGCAGGCCGaccccaccctggcacaggccGGAG GGCAGTTCTACGTGATGATGGCGCcgcaggaggtgctgcaggcGGGGGGAGGGGCCCCGCGCGGCCTCGCCCCCCACGGCCACGCCTACTCGCC GAAGCTGGAGGGGCCGCGGGTGCCGCGGGACGAGCGACGGCGAGCGCAGCACAACGAGG TGGAGCGGCGGCGCCGGGACAAGATCAACAATTGGATCGTGCAGCTCTCCAAGATCATCCCCGACTGCGGCGCCGACAGCGGCAAATCCGGGGCG AGCAAGGGCGGGATCCTGTCCAAGGCGTGCGATTACGTGCGGGAGCTTCGCCAGAGCAACCAGCGCCTGCAGGAGACCTTCAAAGAGGCCGAGCGGCTGCAGATGGACAACGACCTATTGCGGCAGCAG GTGGAGGAGCTGAAAAACGAGAACGCCGTGCTCAGGGCGCAGCTGCAGCAGCGGGGCCTGGACGGGACCCCCGAGGGGACCCCGCAGTGa
- the USF2 gene encoding upstream stimulatory factor 2 isoform X2, protein MDMLDPGLDSAAASAAPSQEKPQEAEEGAELQEGEAPPAEGAVAVAAVPGPPGGFAEGGLQYQFRSESNGGQVTYRVVQVTEAPLDAPEAAAVGVVSSFAGTPQVLQNPFSNGGSPGEGGAEARLTWGGEGAVAVQADPTLAQAGGQFYVMMAPQEVLQAGGGAPRGLAPHGHAYSPKLEGPRVPRDERRRAQHNEVERRRRDKINNWIVQLSKIIPDCGADSGKSGASKGGILSKACDYVRELRQSNQRLQETFKEAERLQMDNDLLRQQVEELKNENAVLRAQLQQRGLDGTPEGTPQ, encoded by the exons atGGACATGTTGGACCCCGGGCTGGACTCGGCCGCCGCCTCCGCTGCGCCCag ccaggAGAAGCCGCAGGAGGCCGAGGAGGGAgcggagctgcaggagg GTGAGGCCCCCCCCGCCGAGGGCGCCGTTGCCGTCGCCGCCGTGCCGGGACCCCCCGGGGGCTTCGCCGAGGGGGGGCTCCAGTACCAGTTCAGGAGCGAGAGCAACGGCGGCCAG GTGACCTACCGGGTGGTGCAGGTGACGGAGGCGCCGCTCGATGCCCCCGAGGCCGCGGCCGTCGGCGTCGTCTCCTCCTTCGCCGGGACcccccag GTGCTGCAGAACCCCTTCAGCAACGGCGGCAGCCCCGGcgagggcggggccgaggcgCGGCTCAcctgggggggggagggggcggtgGCCGTGCAGGCCGaccccaccctggcacaggccGGAG GGCAGTTCTACGTGATGATGGCGCcgcaggaggtgctgcaggcGGGGGGAGGGGCCCCGCGCGGCCTCGCCCCCCACGGCCACGCCTACTCGCC GAAGCTGGAGGGGCCGCGGGTGCCGCGGGACGAGCGACGGCGAGCGCAGCACAACGAGG TGGAGCGGCGGCGCCGGGACAAGATCAACAATTGGATCGTGCAGCTCTCCAAGATCATCCCCGACTGCGGCGCCGACAGCGGCAAATCCGGGGCG AGCAAGGGCGGGATCCTGTCCAAGGCGTGCGATTACGTGCGGGAGCTTCGCCAGAGCAACCAGCGCCTGCAGGAGACCTTCAAAGAGGCCGAGCGGCTGCAGATGGACAACGACCTATTGCGGCAGCAG GTGGAGGAGCTGAAAAACGAGAACGCCGTGCTCAGGGCGCAGCTGCAGCAGCGGGGCCTGGACGGGACCCCCGAGGGGACCCCGCAGTGa